The following proteins come from a genomic window of Sesamum indicum cultivar Zhongzhi No. 13 linkage group LG10, S_indicum_v1.0, whole genome shotgun sequence:
- the LOC105172650 gene encoding basic form of pathogenesis-related protein 1-like, with translation MDIPKLSILSICLMVALQLACAQNSPGDFLKAHNAGRAQVGVPPLAWNETLVAYAQDYAKKRSGDCAMKHSDGPYGENLAAGSWDVNAKEAVQMWLDEKKFYDVGSNSCIGGEPCLHYTQVVWRGSTHVGCARAKCSNGWTFVTCNYDPPGNYVGERPY, from the coding sequence ACATCCCAAAACTCTCAATTCTCTCGATTTGTCTGATGGTGGCCCTGCAGCTCGCCTGCGCCCAAAACTCCCCTGGTGACTTCCTCAAAGCCCATAATGCTGGCCGTGCACAAGTTGGCGTCCCGCCCCTCGCTTGGAATGAGACCCTTGTCGCCTATGCTCAGGACTACGCCAAAAAACGATCCGGAGATTGTGCAATGAAGCATTCTGATGGACCCTATGGTGAAAACTTGGCAGCGGGGTCGTGGGACGTGAACGCCAAAGAGGCGGTGCAAATGTGGCTTGACGAGAAGAAATTCTATGATGTGGGTTCGAATTCTTGCATTGGAGGAGAACCGTGTTTGCATTACACACAGGTGGTTTGGCGAGGCTCGACCCATGTTGGGTGCGCCAGGGCGAAGTGCTCGAATGGATGGACGTTTGTCACATGCAACTATGATCCCCCGGGGAACTATGTTGGAGAGCGTCCTTATTAA
- the LOC105172828 gene encoding TATA-box-binding protein 1-like, with protein sequence MANQWLKDNQFPENFHQWFEENQAPDSELMSNNPSSPVPTIQNIVSTVNLDCNLNLAEISLKTRNSEYNPKRFSAVIMRIKEPKTTALIFASGKMVCTGAKTEQQSRLAARKFARVVQKVGFPVRFSGFKIQNMVASCDVKFPVRLENMICGHGVYSVYEPEIFPGLIYRMMKPKVTILVFASGKIVIAGAKQKDDTFTAFDNIYPVLEQYKRM encoded by the coding sequence ATGGCTAATCAATGGTTAAAAGACAATCAGTTTCCAGAGAATTTCCATCAATGGTTCGAAGAAAACCAGGCCCCGGATTCCGAGTTAATGTCCAACAACCCGTCAAGCCCTGTGCCAACCATTCAGAACATCGTCTCGACGGTAAACCTGGACTGCAACTTAAATCTTGCAGAGATCTCGCTCAAAACAAGGAATTCAGAATACAATCCCAAGCGCTTTTCTGCTGTTATCATGAGGATTAAGGAGCCAAAGACGACAGCCCTGATTTTCGCGTCCGGGAAGATGGTCTGCACCGGAGCAAAGACGGAACAACAATCGAGGCTGGCGGCCAGGAAGTTTGCCCGGGTTGTCCAGAAAGTTGGTTTCCCTGTCAGGTTCAGTGGGTTCAAGATTCAGAACATGGTTGCTTCTTGCGATGTTAAGTTCCCCGTCAGATTGGAGAACATGATTTGCGGGCATGGAGTGTATTCAGTTTACGAGCCGGAGATATTTCCAGGGCTGATTTACAGGATGATGAAACCCAAGGTCACGATTCTGGTTTTTGCATCCGGAAAGATTGTGATTGCCGGAGCCAAGCAGAAGGATGATACGTTTACGGCGTTTGACAACATATATCCTGTTCTTGAACAGTACAAGAGAATGTAG